DNA from Nitrospina gracilis Nb-211:
GACGTCTTTGTGGCCGAGACGGTTTCCCGGTTCGCGGAGTTCCTGCCTGAAGAGATGCTCGATTATCCCTGACAGGCCGGGGGCCGAACGCCAACCCGCGGGAAACCCCAATCGAACCCGGGCTCTTTTTCTCCTGCCCATATTGTCATTATTCAAAATTCACCGGACAACCCAGGCAAATACGGGAGCCGGACTGTTGCGGCTGGGTACACACAGCTCTTGCGTGAGGGAAAAGGAGCGCGGAAACCGGATTTCAGGTTGAACGAATTATTGGGGCGTCGTCAAGCGGTCTAAGACACAGGATTTTGGATCCTGCATTCGGAGGTTCGAATCCTCCCGCCCCAGCCACCACTGTTTCAAGGACAGGACCGATACAGGCATGAGCGATAATGGAAGGGTGCTGGTATTTTCCGGCCGGGCCAACCCCGATCTGGCCCATGAGATCTGCCAGTACATGAACATCGAGCTGGGCAAGACGGTGATCAAGGACTTCTCGGATGGGGAGGTGTACGTCCGCATCGAAGAGAATGTTCGCGGTGGCGACGTGTTTGTCATCCAGCCCACCTGCGCCCCGGGCAACACCAACCTGATGGAGTTGCTCATCATGATCGATGCGCTCAACCGGTCGTCGGCGAAACGCATCACCGCCGTCATTCCCTACTACGGCTACGCCCGCCAGGATCGCAAATGCGAGCCGCGGGTGCCCATCACCTCCAAGCTGGTCGCCGACCTGGTGCACACCGCCGGGTGCGACCGGGTGTTGACCATCGACCTCCATGCCGGGCAGATCCAGGGATTTTTCAACATTCCCGTCGATCATTTATTTGCAGTCAATGTCCTGATCAGTTACATTAAAAGCCTTAAATTGCCCAATATTGTCGTGATTTCCCCGGATGCGGGCGGTGTGGAACGGGCGCGGGCGTACGCCAAGCGCCTCGGCTGTTCGCTGGCCATCATCGACAAGCGCCGGGATGGAATCAATGTCGCCAAAGCCATGCACATCATCGGTGATGTGCGCGGCAAGGTCTGCATCATCGTGGACGACATGATCGACACCGCGGGCACGCTGATGGAGGCAACCAACGCATTACTGGAGGCGGGCGCGGCGGAAGTGCACGCGTGTTGCACCCACGCCGTCCTTTCCGGGCCGGCCGGGAACCGGATCCGCGAGTCGCCCATCAAGTCCATCATTGCTACCAACACCATCCCGCTGCGGGATGATTTGAA
Protein-coding regions in this window:
- a CDS encoding ribose-phosphate diphosphokinase, translating into MSDNGRVLVFSGRANPDLAHEICQYMNIELGKTVIKDFSDGEVYVRIEENVRGGDVFVIQPTCAPGNTNLMELLIMIDALNRSSAKRITAVIPYYGYARQDRKCEPRVPITSKLVADLVHTAGCDRVLTIDLHAGQIQGFFNIPVDHLFAVNVLISYIKSLKLPNIVVISPDAGGVERARAYAKRLGCSLAIIDKRRDGINVAKAMHIIGDVRGKVCIIVDDMIDTAGTLMEATNALLEAGAAEVHACCTHAVLSGPAGNRIRESPIKSIIATNTIPLRDDLKSIDKIKILSVASLLGEAILRIHSESSISSLFDAEDNL